Proteins encoded by one window of Manihot esculenta cultivar AM560-2 chromosome 10, M.esculenta_v8, whole genome shotgun sequence:
- the LOC110624550 gene encoding uncharacterized protein LOC110624550, which translates to MISRENKRAALHEKLQLLRSITNSPALNKTSIIVDATKYIEELKQKVERLNQDIESSQASSQRNPLPMVTVETLEKGFLINVFVDKSCPGLLVFILEAFEELDLNVQEARVSCTDSFRLQAVGGENEEEGICIDGEVVKQAVLRAINNWSESTEQD; encoded by the exons ATGATTTCTAGGGAGAACAAGAGAGCAGCTCTGCATGAGAAGCTCCAACTTCTTCGTTCCATTACCAATTCTCCTGCT CTAAACAAAACCTCAATCATCGTTGATGCAACCAAATACATTGAAGAGCTAAAACAGAAGGTAGAAAGATTGAATCAAGATATAGAATCTTCACAAGCTTCAAGCCAAAGAAATCCATTGCCTATG GTTACTGTGGAAACCCTAGAGAAGGGGTTTTTAATAAATGTATTTGTAGATAAGAGTTGCCCTGGCTTGCTTGTCTTCATATTGGAAGCTTTTGAAGAACTGGATCTTAATGTTCAAGAAGCTAGGGTTTCTTGTACTGATAGTTTTCGATTACAAGCTGTTGGAGGAGAG AACGAAGAAGAAGGTATATGCATTGATGGTGAGGTGGTGAAACAAGCAGTGTTGCGGGCTATTAATAACTGGAGTGAGAGTACTGAACAAgactaa